Proteins encoded together in one Shewanella oneidensis MR-1 window:
- a CDS encoding prolyl oligopeptidase family serine peptidase yields MLRLALICIWMMLCPIFTPKTLAQDYQKPSPALQQTITHSTSLTTRLSNDNQWLALLSPISAPSIATLAMPEHKLAGLRIAAEQFLPSRITQRYHQLTLINIKDNGHRVITLPGGYDITELRFSPDSRNLSYVSLTPEGGYLFVYNIAKDRHQQLSNERLNGTISLDYQWANNKTLLARFVIAQDISASQPHVSISPKTKETSGKNSPQRTYQDLLKTSADKQLFSRLTTSQLALVDLEGKLTKIGAPGIIEDFSVSPDGQYILSRQITTPFSTQVKYDDFPTLTEIYNLNGQLITLLHQSQGGESRPQGKDSVLPGPRMFHWVQGQAATLAFTKALDQGDSQRDAPQRDSLWLLDPPFTQQATRVAQTQWRITDIDWAENHLALITERNSKAQQIRLSSLNTRLGESSLHTLNERNLRDKYQDLGLFAKHYYPGKGQVVSLQQGAKTTGLIHYGQGATPQGDKPFLKRTSLITSESSLLWQSASNRLESVRYVLNLDPLQLIINRESPTESPSLVLLNAAKESVLYEQPDGLSAYLGMQKQLITFKRADGVPLSGTLYLPANYTKEQGTLPVLMWAYPREFNDPEVAGQISFSANQYPTISPRGPIPLVAEGFAVFDKVSMPIIAQGDKESNDTFREQLTANAQAAIDTLVDLGIADRKQIAVGGHSYGAFMVANLLAHTDLFYAGIARSGAYNRSLTPFGFQNEERTYWQANDIYQQMSPFNYADKIKSPLLLIHGEMDQNSGTFPLQSERLFDAIQGLGGKARLVILPFEGHSYTAKESLEHLLFEQSQFLKVNLPPK; encoded by the coding sequence ATGCTTCGTTTAGCCTTGATTTGCATCTGGATGATGCTCTGCCCTATTTTTACGCCAAAAACCTTAGCGCAGGACTACCAAAAACCTTCCCCGGCATTGCAGCAAACCATTACCCACAGTACCAGCCTCACGACTCGACTCTCAAACGATAACCAATGGCTGGCATTGCTCAGTCCCATTTCGGCCCCTAGCATTGCTACCCTTGCTATGCCAGAGCACAAACTGGCGGGGTTACGTATCGCAGCAGAGCAATTTTTACCGAGCCGTATTACCCAGCGTTATCATCAGCTCACGCTTATCAATATCAAAGACAACGGGCACCGGGTCATCACCTTGCCAGGTGGATATGATATTACTGAACTTAGGTTTTCTCCCGATAGCCGTAATCTCTCTTATGTAAGTTTAACGCCCGAGGGCGGCTATTTATTTGTTTATAATATCGCTAAAGATCGCCATCAACAGCTGTCAAATGAGCGTTTAAACGGCACTATTAGTCTTGATTATCAATGGGCTAATAATAAAACTCTGCTTGCTCGCTTTGTAATAGCACAAGACATAAGCGCAAGTCAGCCCCACGTTTCCATCAGCCCGAAAACCAAGGAAACCTCAGGCAAAAATAGTCCGCAGCGCACCTATCAAGACTTACTGAAAACCTCGGCAGATAAGCAGTTATTTAGCCGCCTGACTACCAGTCAACTTGCGCTAGTAGATTTAGAAGGCAAACTCACGAAAATCGGGGCGCCGGGGATTATTGAAGATTTCTCGGTGTCTCCCGATGGCCAGTATATTTTGAGCCGCCAAATCACAACGCCCTTCTCAACTCAGGTAAAGTATGATGATTTTCCAACCTTAACAGAGATTTATAACCTTAATGGCCAACTGATTACCCTGTTACACCAGAGCCAAGGAGGGGAATCTCGACCACAGGGAAAAGATTCAGTCCTGCCTGGTCCGCGTATGTTCCATTGGGTACAAGGTCAAGCGGCGACCTTAGCGTTTACCAAAGCACTAGATCAGGGAGATAGCCAGCGAGATGCGCCGCAGCGTGATAGCCTTTGGCTACTCGACCCGCCCTTTACTCAACAAGCCACTCGCGTTGCACAAACCCAGTGGAGGATTACAGATATTGACTGGGCTGAAAACCACTTAGCCTTAATCACTGAGCGTAATAGCAAAGCTCAACAGATCAGACTCAGCAGTCTAAACACCCGCCTTGGGGAAAGCTCACTGCATACCTTAAACGAGCGTAATCTGCGCGATAAGTACCAAGACCTAGGACTCTTTGCAAAACACTATTATCCAGGAAAAGGACAAGTCGTTAGTTTGCAACAAGGGGCTAAAACCACAGGACTAATTCACTATGGCCAAGGTGCCACCCCACAGGGCGACAAGCCTTTTTTAAAGCGCACTTCACTCATAACAAGTGAGTCATCACTACTATGGCAATCCGCATCTAACAGATTAGAATCAGTGCGTTATGTGTTAAATCTTGACCCATTACAACTCATCATCAACCGTGAAAGCCCAACAGAATCCCCTAGCCTTGTCCTACTCAATGCCGCCAAAGAAAGCGTACTTTACGAGCAACCCGATGGACTGAGTGCTTATCTGGGCATGCAAAAACAACTTATAACCTTCAAAAGAGCAGATGGTGTACCTCTTTCAGGGACGCTGTACCTACCCGCCAATTACACCAAGGAACAAGGAACCTTACCCGTATTGATGTGGGCTTACCCGCGGGAATTTAACGATCCCGAGGTTGCCGGCCAAATTAGCTTTAGCGCCAATCAATATCCCACCATCAGCCCAAGGGGCCCAATACCTTTGGTCGCCGAAGGCTTTGCGGTGTTTGATAAAGTCTCAATGCCCATCATTGCCCAAGGGGATAAAGAGTCCAATGACACCTTTCGGGAGCAATTGACGGCCAACGCACAAGCCGCTATCGATACCTTAGTCGATTTAGGTATTGCTGATCGCAAGCAAATCGCCGTTGGCGGGCATTCCTATGGTGCCTTTATGGTCGCCAACTTACTGGCGCATACGGATTTATTCTATGCAGGTATCGCCCGTAGCGGAGCTTATAATCGCAGCCTAACGCCATTTGGTTTTCAAAATGAAGAACGCACCTACTGGCAAGCCAATGATATTTACCAACAAATGTCGCCATTTAATTATGCGGATAAGATCAAATCGCCTTTACTGCTTATTCATGGCGAAATGGATCAAAATTCAGGTACTTTCCCGCTGCAATCTGAGCGTCTGTTTGATGCGATTCAAGGGTTGGGCGGCAAAGCAAGATTAGTAATCTTACCATTTGAAGGGCACAGTTATACGGCCAAGGAATCCCTAGAACATCTACTGTTTGAACAAAGCCAGTTCTTAAAGGTGAATTTACCCCCCAAGTAA
- a CDS encoding winged helix-turn-helix domain-containing protein yields MKDKNKLSFCLGRCRIDPSDNSISFQTLGDEPHQNESAKISLQPKFIEVLSYLALRYPEVVTRDELIDKVWEGNVYVGTKALTNAIWHLRQQLSPFAQESGVIETVRKTGYRLLLPPIYDTFDDGEEQRQTTEAKLQHATKRMRVMAIVMGVITFICALVMGVHLYQDKLRMMDTQLTVLTRDPGSERYPQLSHDRRWLVYGASRPGLTSSLYLKDFKRADLPARQLTPSSSSELRAVWSLDDTALFFASRSHATGKCTITQLTLATNEMRALAPCSSDMTAIDISPDGQYLAYISAHESEKMGGIYRLSLKSTEATAERLSCDTRCNYEDRDLAYSPDGRWLAIARRFSNISEDIFIRDLASAHEKRLTQGLEDIRGLSWTPDSQALVFATEDSGSSNGFTLDINTAQIRSLDVEGMSYPSSVSAEGELVYHQYHRQFQMAYFSLGDKVPGSLFPLLYSGVSHRNPDYSPEAKRIVFVSSETGYNEIWTSDINGQKLEQLTQLKSRVAYPRWSPDGSRIAFIAPDDRNEGNRIFILDLTNKNITALASSYHNHGRPSWNWQGTAVLASTADGITEFYLDNRAPRVISSLSMAVGFAKSATELVFSRDGENGLWQINLTQPEHVEQLISTDAFRAGNNWVLTASGVYFKSSNGHEQLLNYWEASSQQVTSLLRVPRSSLSGFGSMTYIPEANRLVMTLDGFPQRDIILLKHKLLK; encoded by the coding sequence ATGAAGGATAAGAATAAGTTGAGTTTCTGTTTGGGGCGCTGTCGCATTGACCCTTCCGATAACTCAATTTCATTTCAAACCTTGGGCGATGAACCTCACCAAAATGAATCCGCTAAAATCTCGCTTCAACCCAAGTTTATTGAAGTGCTTAGCTATCTAGCCCTTCGTTATCCTGAGGTGGTTACCCGTGATGAGCTGATTGATAAAGTATGGGAGGGCAACGTCTACGTGGGTACTAAGGCGCTCACTAACGCGATTTGGCATTTGCGGCAGCAATTATCCCCCTTCGCTCAGGAAAGCGGTGTGATTGAAACCGTGCGTAAAACCGGATATCGATTGTTATTGCCGCCTATTTACGACACCTTTGATGACGGTGAAGAGCAACGACAAACCACCGAGGCTAAATTGCAGCATGCCACCAAACGCATGCGTGTTATGGCGATAGTGATGGGGGTTATAACCTTTATCTGCGCTTTAGTGATGGGTGTGCATTTGTATCAAGATAAATTGCGGATGATGGATACCCAACTTACTGTACTCACTCGTGATCCTGGATCTGAGCGCTATCCTCAGTTATCCCACGATAGGCGTTGGTTGGTCTATGGAGCCAGTCGACCAGGGTTGACTTCTAGTCTTTATCTTAAGGATTTTAAACGTGCAGATTTACCTGCACGTCAGTTAACGCCTTCATCTTCATCCGAACTACGAGCAGTGTGGAGCTTAGATGATACTGCATTATTTTTTGCATCCCGCAGTCATGCTACAGGAAAGTGCACCATCACTCAGTTGACCTTAGCGACTAATGAAATGAGAGCCTTAGCACCCTGCAGTTCGGATATGACCGCGATAGATATTTCACCCGATGGTCAATATCTTGCTTATATCTCTGCCCATGAGTCAGAAAAGATGGGCGGGATTTATCGTTTATCGCTTAAGTCAACCGAAGCGACGGCAGAACGCTTATCCTGCGATACCCGCTGTAACTATGAAGACCGAGATTTAGCTTACAGCCCCGATGGGAGATGGCTTGCGATAGCAAGGCGCTTTAGCAATATTTCAGAAGATATTTTTATTAGAGATTTAGCCAGTGCCCATGAAAAGCGGCTTACACAAGGGTTAGAAGATATTCGAGGGTTAAGTTGGACACCTGATAGTCAGGCGTTAGTCTTCGCGACCGAAGATTCCGGAAGCAGTAATGGATTTACTCTCGATATTAACACGGCGCAGATCCGCTCTCTGGATGTGGAAGGGATGAGTTATCCCAGTAGCGTATCCGCTGAGGGGGAGCTGGTTTATCACCAATATCACCGTCAATTCCAGATGGCGTATTTCTCCCTCGGGGATAAAGTGCCAGGCAGTTTATTCCCATTATTATATTCTGGAGTGAGCCACCGTAATCCAGATTATTCCCCTGAAGCAAAGCGGATAGTATTTGTTTCTAGTGAGACGGGTTATAACGAGATTTGGACCTCAGATATCAATGGCCAAAAACTAGAACAACTTACTCAACTTAAGTCACGAGTGGCCTATCCGCGCTGGTCACCCGATGGGTCTAGAATTGCATTTATTGCCCCCGATGATCGAAATGAAGGTAATCGCATTTTTATTTTAGATTTAACCAATAAAAACATTACCGCATTAGCGTCGAGTTATCACAACCATGGTCGTCCAAGTTGGAATTGGCAGGGGACTGCTGTGCTTGCCTCAACCGCTGATGGTATTACGGAGTTTTACTTAGACAATCGTGCTCCTCGGGTGATTAGTTCATTGAGTATGGCGGTGGGTTTTGCCAAATCGGCTACCGAGTTGGTTTTTAGCCGCGATGGCGAGAATGGACTGTGGCAGATTAATTTAACGCAGCCCGAACACGTTGAGCAGTTAATCTCAACCGACGCATTTCGCGCGGGTAATAACTGGGTGCTTACCGCAAGCGGAGTTTACTTTAAATCGAGTAATGGTCACGAGCAGCTATTGAATTATTGGGAGGCGAGCAGTCAACAGGTCACTTCACTCTTGAGAGTGCCACGTTCGAGCTTAAGCGGTTTTGGCTCCATGACGTATATTCCGGAGGCAAACCGCTTAGTGATGACGCTCGATGGCTTCCCACAGCGGGACATTATCCTGCTAAAACATAAGCTGTTGAAGTAG
- a CDS encoding anhydro-N-acetylmuramic acid kinase encodes MNKAYYIGLMSGTSMDGVDAVLVDFAGEQPQLIGTHTETIPTHLLKGLQRLCLPGTDEINRLGRLDRSVGKLFALAVNNLLAKTKIAKDEIIAIGSHGQTVRHMPNLEVGFTLQIGDPNTIATETGIDVIADFRRKDIALGGQGAPLVPAFHQQTFAQVGKKRVILNIGGIANITYLPGNSEEVLGFDTGPGNTLIDAWVQQVKNESYDKNGAWAASGKTDPQLLAQLLSHPYFSLAYPKSTGRELFNQAWLEQQLSAFNQLNEEDIQSTLLDLTCHSIAQDILKLAQEGELFVCGGGAFNAELMQRLAALLPGYRIDTTSALGVDPKWAEGIAFAWLAMRYQLGLPANLPAVTGASREAILGGRFSAK; translated from the coding sequence ATGAACAAGGCTTATTATATTGGACTGATGTCAGGCACGAGTATGGACGGCGTTGATGCTGTGCTGGTCGATTTTGCGGGCGAGCAACCTCAGCTTATTGGTACTCATACCGAGACAATTCCAACGCATTTACTCAAAGGTTTACAGCGTTTGTGCTTACCGGGTACAGATGAGATTAATCGTCTTGGTCGTCTTGATCGCAGTGTCGGCAAACTGTTTGCACTGGCGGTCAATAATCTGCTCGCCAAAACCAAGATTGCGAAAGATGAGATTATTGCCATTGGCAGTCACGGCCAAACCGTGCGCCATATGCCGAACCTTGAAGTCGGTTTTACGCTGCAGATTGGCGATCCCAACACCATAGCCACAGAAACAGGTATAGATGTCATTGCTGATTTCCGCCGTAAAGACATTGCGTTAGGTGGGCAAGGCGCTCCGTTGGTGCCCGCCTTCCACCAGCAGACGTTTGCCCAAGTCGGTAAAAAACGTGTCATCCTCAATATTGGTGGTATTGCCAACATCACCTATCTGCCGGGCAATAGCGAAGAAGTCTTAGGCTTTGATACTGGGCCAGGCAACACCTTAATCGATGCATGGGTCCAGCAGGTAAAAAATGAGTCCTATGACAAAAACGGGGCGTGGGCGGCATCGGGTAAGACTGATCCTCAATTACTGGCGCAATTGCTCTCACACCCTTATTTTTCCCTTGCCTATCCTAAGAGCACTGGGCGAGAGTTGTTTAATCAGGCTTGGTTAGAACAGCAATTATCGGCTTTTAATCAATTAAATGAGGAAGATATCCAATCGACACTACTGGATTTAACCTGCCACAGTATCGCTCAAGATATCCTCAAGCTCGCTCAGGAAGGCGAGCTATTTGTCTGTGGTGGTGGCGCTTTCAACGCCGAGCTAATGCAGCGTTTGGCGGCACTACTGCCAGGTTATCGCATCGATACGACCTCGGCACTGGGTGTTGATCCCAAATGGGCTGAAGGCATTGCCTTTGCTTGGCTCGCCATGCGTTATCAATTAGGCCTGCCCGCCAATCTGCCAGCGGTCACCGGTGCCTCCCGCGAAGCCATATTGGGTGGACGTTTTAGCGCGAAATAA
- a CDS encoding peptidoglycan DD-metalloendopeptidase family protein, protein MGKVITLFKLLPKKHQILLSILSVITMITLLFPSEEAQASRQTQGVTNHQVNTRYDVPLAFRSPDRPEGIEGQTPDAPNNVTPLSSAEALAAGNHSATETLESAHHRDVEHFDVKNGDTLAAVFERAGLTSKDVYEITQLPLAKQNLLKIIPGEEIVISKDANGDLTEVRYRVDAISTLVITKAQDKYSEKISEKDIEIRPKFTSAKIKSNFWNAAVDAGLNANQIMQLSTVFGWDIDFALDLREGDSFAIIYEQEYAEGEFLRNGNILAAEFINQDERYTAVRYTDGNYYSENGTSMRKAFLRSPVDFKYVSSNFNPRRLHPVTGQVKAHRGVDYVAAIGTPIKAAGNGRVIESGYSQFNGNYVFIKHNDTYTTKYLHLTKRNVNKGASVKQGQIIGTLGKTGRVTGAHLHYEFIVNGVHRNPRTVDLPKSESIARKEKSQFDALSKQLMANISQNKQTQLAMQ, encoded by the coding sequence ATGGGAAAGGTTATAACGTTATTTAAATTGTTGCCTAAAAAGCATCAAATTCTCCTTAGCATTCTTTCAGTTATCACAATGATAACTTTGCTCTTTCCCTCTGAAGAAGCGCAAGCTTCACGACAAACTCAAGGTGTTACCAACCATCAAGTTAACACCCGTTACGATGTGCCCTTAGCCTTTCGCTCGCCGGACCGCCCAGAAGGGATTGAAGGGCAAACACCGGATGCGCCAAATAACGTGACTCCGCTATCTTCAGCAGAGGCGTTAGCTGCGGGTAATCATTCCGCCACCGAAACGTTGGAGAGCGCCCACCATCGGGATGTTGAACACTTTGATGTGAAGAATGGCGATACCTTAGCCGCCGTATTTGAGCGGGCAGGACTCACTAGCAAAGATGTATATGAAATTACCCAGTTGCCTCTCGCCAAACAAAATCTACTTAAAATCATTCCCGGCGAAGAAATTGTGATTTCTAAGGATGCCAATGGCGACTTAACCGAGGTGCGCTACCGTGTTGATGCGATATCGACCTTAGTGATCACTAAAGCTCAGGACAAGTATTCCGAGAAAATCTCCGAAAAAGACATAGAGATCCGCCCCAAATTCACCAGTGCGAAAATTAAGAGTAACTTCTGGAATGCCGCCGTGGATGCGGGCTTAAATGCTAACCAAATCATGCAACTCTCCACGGTATTTGGCTGGGACATCGACTTTGCCTTAGACTTACGCGAGGGCGATAGCTTCGCGATTATCTATGAGCAAGAATATGCCGAAGGCGAGTTTTTACGTAATGGCAATATTTTAGCCGCGGAGTTTATCAACCAAGATGAACGTTACACCGCGGTGCGCTATACCGACGGCAACTACTATTCTGAAAACGGCACCAGCATGCGTAAGGCATTCTTACGCTCACCCGTGGACTTTAAATACGTTAGTTCCAACTTTAATCCGAGACGACTACATCCAGTAACAGGGCAGGTCAAAGCCCACCGTGGCGTTGACTATGTTGCCGCAATTGGCACCCCCATTAAGGCCGCCGGTAATGGACGCGTTATCGAATCAGGCTACAGTCAATTTAACGGTAACTATGTGTTCATTAAGCACAACGATACCTATACGACCAAGTATTTACACCTGACTAAGCGCAACGTCAACAAAGGGGCCAGCGTCAAGCAGGGTCAAATCATTGGTACATTAGGAAAAACAGGACGAGTTACTGGGGCGCATTTACACTATGAATTTATCGTTAATGGCGTACACCGCAATCCAAGAACGGTGGATTTACCGAAGTCCGAATCCATCGCCCGTAAAGAAAAGTCCCAATTCGACGCACTCAGCAAACAACTGATGGCAAACATTTCGCAAAACAAGCAAACGCAATTGGCAATGCAATAA
- the tyrS gene encoding tyrosine--tRNA ligase, producing the protein MADLDQVLAEIRRGTDEILLESDLLEKLKKGRPLRIKLGADPTAPDIHLGHTVILNKLRLFQELGHEVIFLIGDFTGMVGDPSGKNSTRPPLTREQVLANAETYKEQVYKILDPAKTRIEFNSSWLEPLGAAGMIRLASQQTVARMMERDDFKKRYASGQSIAIHEFMYPLLQGYDSVALKADVELGGTDQKFNLLMGRELQKAEGQKPQAVIMMPLLEGLDGVKKMSKSAHNYIGVSEPANEMFGKIMSISDELMWRYFELLSFRPLAEIEQFKQDIANGANPRDTKISLAKEIIARFHDAAAAESAHQAFIDRFQKGAIPDDIPEVELAAGEGLAIANLLKDADLVGSTSDALRMIKQGAVKMDGEKIDDSRMTLSAGTVAVFQVGKRKFAKVTLV; encoded by the coding sequence ATGGCTGATTTAGACCAAGTATTAGCAGAAATTAGACGTGGTACCGACGAGATTTTACTCGAATCGGATCTGCTGGAAAAACTCAAAAAAGGACGTCCACTTCGTATCAAGTTAGGCGCAGATCCTACCGCACCGGATATCCATCTTGGACACACAGTAATTTTAAATAAATTAAGATTATTCCAAGAGTTAGGTCATGAGGTCATTTTTTTAATTGGTGACTTTACCGGTATGGTGGGAGACCCAAGTGGTAAAAATAGCACTCGTCCGCCACTGACCCGTGAGCAAGTGTTGGCCAACGCCGAGACCTACAAAGAGCAGGTCTATAAAATTCTTGACCCAGCAAAAACCCGTATCGAGTTCAACTCGAGTTGGTTAGAGCCATTGGGCGCGGCCGGTATGATCCGTTTAGCCTCGCAGCAAACCGTTGCTCGTATGATGGAACGTGATGACTTTAAGAAGCGTTATGCGTCGGGCCAATCGATTGCTATCCACGAATTTATGTACCCGCTGCTACAGGGCTATGACTCTGTAGCCCTCAAGGCCGACGTTGAATTAGGCGGTACAGACCAGAAGTTCAACCTGTTAATGGGTCGTGAGTTACAGAAAGCCGAAGGTCAAAAACCACAAGCCGTGATTATGATGCCACTGCTTGAAGGTTTAGACGGTGTGAAGAAAATGTCTAAATCGGCGCACAACTACATTGGTGTGAGTGAACCTGCCAATGAGATGTTTGGCAAAATCATGTCTATTTCTGACGAGCTGATGTGGCGCTACTTTGAGTTGTTGTCATTCCGTCCTCTGGCCGAGATTGAGCAATTCAAACAAGATATAGCCAATGGCGCTAACCCTCGTGATACCAAGATTAGCTTAGCGAAGGAAATTATCGCGCGCTTCCATGACGCAGCGGCAGCCGAAAGTGCCCATCAAGCCTTTATCGACCGTTTCCAAAAGGGCGCTATTCCTGATGATATCCCTGAGGTTGAATTAGCAGCGGGTGAAGGCTTAGCAATTGCTAACTTACTCAAGGATGCTGACCTAGTCGGCTCGACTTCAGATGCGTTGCGGATGATTAAGCAAGGCGCTGTGAAGATGGACGGTGAGAAGATTGATGATAGCCGTATGACGCTGAGCGCAGGTACCGTTGCGGTATTCCAAGTGGGTAAGCGTAAGTTTGCTAAAGTGACTTTGGTTTAA